A genomic segment from Pseudomonas sp. S09G 359 encodes:
- a CDS encoding efflux transporter outer membrane subunit yields MTDSTLTKLAMSMPRGSRVVSLVLCGVLLSACAVGPDYKRPEVTEPAQFKEAQGWRQATPSDSLARGAWWELYGDRQLNDLVVRLNTSNQTVAQAEARFRQAQALVRSSRGAFYPTVDLSAGKTRASQGTGSSSASLSSSSSGIRDTLNAQLGVSWEADIWGKLRRGLEANEASAEASSADLAAMRLSQQSELVQSYLQLRVMDEQTRLLQATLETYQRSLQMTENQYRAGVSGKDAVAQAQTQLKTTQASLIDLIWQRAQLENAIAVLIGEAPANFNLAVSKDIPALPQIPVSLPSQLLERRPDIASAERSVIAANANIGVAKAAYYPDLSLSLAGGYSSSTYADWISLPNRFWSVGPKLAMTLFDGGQRSAEVDRSVASYDETVAKYRQTVLDGFREVENYMVQLKVLEDEAVVSNEALDAARESLRLTQNQYKAGLIAYLDVVTVQATALSNERTVLTLLQTRLVASVQLIAALGGGWDGQTPVAEKD; encoded by the coding sequence ATGACCGATTCAACCTTAACCAAATTGGCCATGAGCATGCCCCGTGGTTCCCGTGTTGTAAGCCTGGTGCTCTGCGGCGTGCTGCTCAGCGCCTGCGCCGTCGGCCCCGACTACAAGCGCCCGGAAGTCACTGAGCCGGCGCAATTCAAGGAGGCCCAGGGCTGGCGCCAGGCCACGCCGAGCGATTCGCTGGCCCGCGGCGCCTGGTGGGAGTTGTACGGCGACCGTCAGCTCAATGACCTGGTGGTGCGCCTGAACACGTCCAACCAGACCGTGGCCCAGGCCGAGGCGCGCTTTCGCCAGGCCCAGGCGCTGGTGCGCAGCTCGCGCGGGGCGTTTTACCCCACGGTGGACCTGAGCGCCGGTAAAACCCGCGCCAGCCAGGGTACCGGCAGCAGTAGCGCCAGCCTTAGCAGTTCCAGCAGCGGTATCCGCGACACCCTTAACGCGCAATTGGGCGTGAGCTGGGAAGCGGATATCTGGGGCAAGCTGCGCCGCGGCCTGGAGGCCAACGAGGCGAGCGCCGAAGCCAGCTCGGCCGACCTGGCCGCGATGCGTTTAAGCCAACAGTCGGAACTGGTGCAAAGCTACCTGCAACTGCGGGTGATGGATGAACAGACGCGCTTGCTGCAAGCCACCCTGGAAACCTATCAGCGCTCCCTGCAAATGACCGAGAACCAGTACCGCGCCGGTGTCTCCGGCAAGGACGCGGTCGCCCAGGCGCAGACCCAGCTGAAGACCACCCAGGCGAGCCTGATCGACCTGATCTGGCAGCGTGCCCAACTGGAAAATGCGATTGCCGTGTTGATCGGCGAGGCGCCGGCCAACTTCAACCTGGCGGTGAGCAAGGACATTCCGGCCCTGCCGCAGATTCCCGTGAGCCTGCCGTCGCAATTGTTGGAGCGCCGCCCGGATATCGCCTCGGCCGAGCGCTCGGTGATCGCCGCCAACGCGAATATTGGGGTGGCCAAGGCCGCTTACTACCCGGACCTGAGCCTGAGCCTGGCCGGTGGCTATTCCAGCAGTACCTATGCCGACTGGATCAGCTTGCCGAACCGGTTCTGGTCGGTGGGGCCGAAACTGGCGATGACGCTGTTTGACGGCGGCCAGCGTTCGGCAGAGGTTGATCGCAGCGTGGCTTCCTACGATGAAACGGTGGCGAAGTATCGGCAGACGGTGCTGGATGGGTTCCGTGAAGTGGAAAACTACATGGTTCAGCTCAAGGTGCTGGAAGACGAGGCGGTGGTCAGTAACGAGGCCCTGGATGCGGCGCGGGAATCACTGCGCTTGACCCAGAACCAGTATAAGGCCGGGTTGATCGCTTATCTGGATGTGGTCACGGTGCAGGCGACAGCGTTGAGCAATGAGCGGACGGTGTTGACCTTGTTGCAGACGCGGCTGGTGGCGAGTGTGCAACTGATCGCCGCGCTGGGCGGCGGGTGGGATGGGCAAACGCCTGTCGCCGAAAAAGACTGA
- a CDS encoding bifunctional diguanylate cyclase/phosphodiesterase, translating into MLIGSYSPSLLAISLCVAILASYTALDLSGRISTAKGRAVYLWIAGGAIAMGIGVWSMHFIGMLALRLPFALGFDVGITALSLLIAVLSSGFALWLVSQPRLPAWQLAFGALVMGAGIASMHYTGMAAMRMTPGIDYDPTLFGASLLIAVVASGAALWIAFNLRRSTPYVRLVRGGAAVVMGFAIVGMHYTGMAAAQFADESFCGAALSGLSGKGLDNLVLVTTLAVLAIALLTSLLDARLEARTAVLADSLTLANQELTHLALHDMLTGLPNRTLLADRIQQAMQAVTEQGGCFALMFIDLDGFKPVNDAFGHHMGDQLLREVGLRLREDLRGHDTLARIGGDEFVLLVQLNQPDDALGLAERQVVLINRAFQVAEHELKISASVGIAMYPGNGGNPQELLMNADAAMYHAKGMGKNGYSFFDVSMNTNARKQLQLLQDLRNAVEQQQFRLYYQPKFDALSGIPVGAEALLRWEHPQQGLLLPATFIELAEKTGLIIPIGEWVLNEACRQMRVWYAQGYEDWRIAVNLSALQFCHAGLVKSVASALERHQLPANSLTLEITETTAMSDADASMTVLQQLSDMGVDLSIDDFGTGYSSLMYLKRLPANELKIDRGFVRDLEHDSDDAAIVSAIVALGQALGLRIVAEGVETDVQQSFLTRLGCNSLQGFLLGHPLPAEGFMADIQRAEEALAPDKSRA; encoded by the coding sequence ATGCTCATCGGTAGTTATTCCCCCTCTCTGCTCGCGATTTCCCTGTGCGTCGCGATCCTCGCGTCCTACACCGCGCTGGACCTCTCTGGCCGTATCTCGACCGCCAAGGGCCGTGCCGTCTATTTATGGATCGCCGGCGGGGCCATCGCCATGGGCATCGGTGTGTGGTCGATGCACTTCATCGGCATGCTCGCGCTGCGCTTGCCATTTGCCCTTGGTTTTGATGTCGGCATTACCGCGCTCTCATTGCTGATTGCGGTGTTGTCCAGCGGCTTTGCATTGTGGCTGGTCAGCCAGCCGCGTTTGCCTGCCTGGCAGTTGGCCTTTGGCGCCTTGGTCATGGGGGCCGGCATCGCCAGCATGCATTACACCGGCATGGCCGCGATGCGCATGACGCCGGGCATCGACTACGATCCGACCTTGTTTGGCGCCTCGTTGCTGATTGCCGTAGTCGCCTCCGGCGCCGCGTTATGGATTGCGTTCAACCTGCGCCGCAGCACACCCTATGTGCGCCTGGTGCGCGGCGGCGCGGCGGTAGTGATGGGCTTTGCCATCGTCGGCATGCACTACACCGGCATGGCCGCGGCACAGTTTGCTGATGAAAGTTTTTGTGGCGCGGCCTTGTCGGGGCTCAGCGGCAAAGGCCTGGATAACCTGGTGTTGGTCACCACCCTGGCCGTGCTGGCCATCGCGCTGTTGACCTCGCTGCTCGACGCGCGCCTGGAAGCGCGCACCGCCGTGCTCGCCGACTCCCTGACCCTGGCCAACCAGGAGCTGACCCACCTGGCCTTGCATGACATGCTCACTGGCCTGCCCAATCGCACGTTGCTCGCTGACCGTATCCAGCAGGCCATGCAGGCGGTGACGGAGCAGGGCGGTTGTTTCGCCTTGATGTTTATCGACCTGGACGGCTTCAAACCGGTCAATGATGCCTTTGGCCACCATATGGGTGACCAATTGTTGCGTGAGGTCGGCCTGCGCCTGCGGGAAGACCTGCGTGGGCACGACACCCTGGCCCGCATTGGTGGGGATGAGTTTGTATTGCTGGTGCAATTGAACCAGCCGGATGACGCCCTCGGCCTCGCCGAGCGCCAGGTGGTGCTGATTAATCGGGCGTTCCAGGTGGCCGAGCATGAGCTGAAAATCTCCGCCAGTGTCGGCATTGCCATGTACCCGGGCAACGGCGGCAACCCCCAGGAATTGCTGATGAACGCCGATGCCGCGATGTACCACGCCAAGGGCATGGGCAAGAACGGTTACAGCTTCTTTGATGTGTCGATGAATACCAACGCGCGCAAGCAATTGCAGTTGCTGCAAGACCTGCGCAACGCCGTTGAGCAACAACAGTTCCGTCTTTACTACCAGCCCAAGTTCGACGCGCTCAGCGGTATCCCGGTGGGTGCCGAAGCCTTGCTGCGCTGGGAACATCCGCAACAGGGCCTGCTGCTGCCGGCGACGTTTATTGAACTGGCGGAAAAAACCGGTTTGATCATTCCCATCGGCGAATGGGTGCTCAACGAAGCCTGCCGCCAGATGCGCGTGTGGTATGCCCAAGGCTACGAAGACTGGCGCATTGCGGTCAACCTGTCGGCATTGCAGTTCTGCCACGCCGGGCTGGTCAAAAGCGTGGCCTCGGCGCTGGAGCGGCACCAGTTGCCGGCCAATAGCCTGACCCTGGAAATCACCGAAACCACCGCCATGAGTGACGCTGATGCAAGCATGACCGTGTTGCAGCAGTTGTCGGACATGGGCGTCGACCTGTCCATCGACGACTTCGGCACCGGCTATTCCAGCCTGATGTACCTCAAGCGCCTGCCCGCCAACGAATTGAAGATCGACCGTGGGTTTGTACGCGACCTCGAGCACGACAGCGATGACGCGGCGATTGTGTCGGCCATAGTCGCCCTGGGCCAGGCCTTGGGGCTGCGGATTGTCGCCGAAGGTGTGGAAACCGATGTGCAGCAAAGTTTCCTGACGCGGCTGGGCTGTAACTCCCTGCAAGGTTTCCTGCTCGGCCATCCGCTGCCGGCCGAGGGTTTCATGGCCGATATCCAGCGTGCCGAAGAGGCGTTGGCGCCTGACAAAAGCCGTGCGTGA
- a CDS encoding MgtC/SapB family protein has translation MDAWWHEVWQTLQAEFADIGDAKQLTQITVRLLIAAILGGILGFERESKGKAAGVRTHMLVALGAALFVMVPQMSGNQADAMSRVVQGVIAGIGFLGAGTIIKGKDDEEGHVKGLTTAAGLWMTAAIGVSAGLGRESTAVLSTLLALAVFSVMPKIVKRFEKD, from the coding sequence ATGGACGCCTGGTGGCATGAAGTGTGGCAAACCCTGCAGGCCGAATTTGCGGATATCGGCGACGCAAAGCAGCTTACGCAGATCACCGTGCGCCTGCTGATCGCGGCGATCCTGGGCGGCATCCTGGGGTTTGAACGCGAGAGCAAAGGCAAGGCCGCCGGAGTCCGCACGCATATGCTGGTGGCCTTGGGGGCTGCACTGTTCGTGATGGTGCCGCAGATGTCCGGTAACCAGGCGGATGCCATGAGTCGGGTGGTGCAGGGCGTGATTGCCGGGATCGGCTTCCTGGGTGCCGGTACCATCATCAAGGGCAAGGATGATGAAGAGGGCCATGTCAAAGGCCTGACCACCGCAGCCGGCTTGTGGATGACCGCTGCGATTGGGGTCTCGGCCGGGCTGGGCCGGGAATCGACAGCGGTACTGAGTACGTTGCTGGCCTTGGCGGTGTTCAGCGTGATGCCGAAGATCGTCAAGCGCTTTGAGAAGGACTGA
- the ccoG gene encoding cytochrome c oxidase accessory protein CcoG — protein sequence MSERIPTVETFVPIHPKTVKAKSSDNLIHTRSFTGLFRTLRVGGAAFLFLAFFGTVWLDWGGRQAVLWDLAESKFHIFGATFWPQDFILLSALLIICAFGLFAITVFAGRVWCGYTCPQSSFTWLFMWCEKVTEGERNARIKLQAAPWSLNKLARRSAKHTLWLGISVLTGLTFVGYFTPIRPLASELLTWQMGGVSLFWVVFFTGATYINAGWLREAVCMHMCPYARFQSVMFDKDTLTISYDTTRGEHRGPRKREAKPAEVGLGDCIDCQLCVQVCPTGIDIRDGLQMECIGCAACIDACDSIMDKMGYARGLVSYTSEHQLQGGKTHLLRPRLIGYSAVLLVMIAALVVALVQRPMVSLDVTKDRGMFRENAQGQIENIYSLKVINKTQQHQDYRLELVDAEGFQLQGKTAISLAPGEISDVPVSVALLADKPTSSSQTLRFKVTDVDEPWVYSAADSRFVAPLNR from the coding sequence ATGAGCGAAAGAATCCCAACCGTGGAAACCTTTGTCCCCATTCACCCAAAGACGGTGAAGGCCAAATCCAGTGACAACCTGATTCATACCCGCAGTTTTACCGGCCTGTTCCGCACCTTGCGCGTGGGCGGTGCAGCCTTTCTGTTCCTGGCCTTTTTCGGCACTGTGTGGCTGGATTGGGGCGGACGCCAAGCCGTGCTGTGGGACCTGGCTGAAAGTAAATTCCACATCTTTGGCGCCACCTTCTGGCCCCAGGATTTCATCCTGCTGTCGGCGCTGCTGATCATTTGCGCCTTTGGCCTATTCGCCATCACCGTGTTTGCAGGCCGGGTATGGTGCGGCTATACCTGCCCGCAAAGTTCGTTCACCTGGCTGTTCATGTGGTGTGAAAAAGTCACCGAAGGCGAACGCAACGCACGTATCAAACTGCAAGCGGCGCCCTGGAGCCTGAACAAACTGGCGCGGCGTTCGGCCAAGCACACCTTGTGGCTGGGCATCAGCGTGCTCACGGGGCTGACCTTTGTGGGCTACTTCACCCCCATCCGCCCGCTGGCCAGCGAACTGCTGACCTGGCAAATGGGCGGGGTGAGCCTGTTCTGGGTGGTGTTTTTCACCGGCGCCACCTATATCAATGCCGGCTGGCTACGGGAAGCGGTGTGCATGCACATGTGCCCGTACGCGCGCTTTCAAAGTGTGATGTTCGACAAAGACACCCTGACCATCTCCTACGACACGACACGAGGCGAACACCGTGGCCCGCGCAAGCGCGAGGCCAAGCCCGCCGAGGTCGGCCTGGGTGATTGCATCGACTGCCAACTGTGCGTGCAGGTGTGCCCCACGGGTATCGACATCCGCGATGGCCTGCAAATGGAATGCATCGGCTGCGCGGCGTGTATCGACGCCTGCGATTCGATCATGGACAAAATGGGCTATGCCCGTGGCCTGGTGAGCTATACCAGCGAGCATCAACTGCAAGGCGGCAAAACCCACCTGCTGCGGCCGCGCCTGATCGGCTACAGTGCGGTGCTGCTGGTGATGATCGCCGCGCTGGTCGTGGCATTGGTGCAGCGGCCGATGGTGTCGCTGGATGTGACCAAGGACCGTGGCATGTTCCGCGAGAACGCCCAGGGCCAGATCGAGAACATCTACAGCCTCAAGGTCATCAATAAAACCCAGCAGCACCAGGATTACCGCCTGGAACTGGTGGACGCCGAAGGCTTCCAGCTGCAGGGCAAGACTGCGATCAGCCTGGCACCCGGGGAGATCAGCGATGTGCCGGTGTCCGTGGCATTGCTGGCCGATAAACCGACAAGCAGCTCGCAGACCCTGCGTTTCAAGGTCACGGATGTCGATGAGCCGTGGGTCTACAGCGCTGCGGATAGCCGCTTTGTGGCACCGCTGAACCGCTGA
- a CDS encoding DUF3203 family protein — protein sequence MPIRIENQLCYFMLDDNGQEQSVPATRVNIVTDIDKSMSYVELAAERIYITEAEADALTVAGAHDGRQHVKAEEPGSLI from the coding sequence ATGCCCATACGTATCGAAAACCAGCTGTGCTATTTCATGCTCGATGACAATGGCCAGGAACAGAGCGTGCCGGCGACCCGGGTCAATATCGTGACCGACATCGACAAATCCATGTCCTACGTGGAGCTGGCAGCAGAGCGCATCTATATCACCGAAGCCGAGGCCGACGCCCTGACAGTCGCCGGGGCCCACGATGGGCGCCAACATGTAAAGGCCGAAGAACCTGGTTCGCTGATCTAA
- a CDS encoding SDR family oxidoreductase has protein sequence MDKVVIITGGSRGIGAETALLAAREGYRICINYQSDEQAAHAVLEQVRALGAQAIAVRADVSSEDEVIALFSRVDAELGRVTALVNNAGTVGHKSRVDEMSEFRILKILKTNVLGPILCAKHAVLRMSPKHGGQGGSIVNVSSVAARLGSPGEYVDYAASKGAVDTFTLGLSKEVAGEGIRVNAVRPGYIFTDFHALSGDPDRVSKLESGIPMARGGRPDEVAEAIIWLLSDKASYATGTFVDLGGGR, from the coding sequence ATGGACAAAGTTGTGATCATCACCGGGGGCAGCCGCGGAATTGGCGCCGAGACCGCATTGCTGGCCGCGCGCGAAGGCTATCGCATCTGCATCAACTACCAGTCCGATGAGCAAGCGGCGCATGCCGTACTCGAACAGGTGCGCGCCTTGGGTGCCCAGGCGATTGCCGTGCGAGCGGATGTCAGCAGCGAAGATGAAGTGATTGCCCTGTTCAGTCGCGTGGACGCGGAGCTTGGGCGTGTCACGGCGCTGGTGAACAACGCAGGGACCGTGGGGCATAAATCGCGGGTCGATGAAATGTCTGAATTTCGTATCCTGAAAATCCTCAAGACCAACGTGTTGGGCCCGATCCTGTGTGCCAAGCACGCGGTGTTGCGCATGTCGCCCAAGCATGGCGGGCAGGGTGGCAGCATCGTCAATGTGTCTTCGGTGGCCGCGCGCCTGGGGTCGCCGGGTGAATACGTCGACTACGCCGCCTCCAAGGGCGCAGTCGACACCTTTACGTTGGGCTTGTCGAAAGAAGTCGCGGGCGAGGGTATTCGCGTCAACGCGGTGCGCCCAGGTTACATCTTCACCGACTTCCATGCCCTGAGCGGCGACCCCGACCGGGTCAGCAAACTTGAATCCGGCATCCCGATGGCCCGTGGCGGCCGCCCGGATGAGGTGGCCGAGGCGATTATCTGGCTGTTGTCGGACAAGGCTTCCTACGCCACGGGCACCTTTGTCGATTTGGGCGGCGGGCGCTGA
- the mapR gene encoding GntR family transcriptional regulator MpaR (MapR regulates genes involved in Pseudomonas quinolone signal (PQS) production and anthranilate metabolism): protein MKRYEKFADDIAELIRSGVLGPGQRVPSVRYASQTYGVSPSTVFQAYYLLERRGLIRARPRSGYFVNTHAPSPFSEPVVSEHVHESTEVDVSELVFSVLDSIKDPNTVPFGSAFPSPMLFPLPRLARSLASASRVMDPRLVVTDMSPGNPQLRRQIALRYMVGGLMLPMEELLITNGALEALNLCLQAVTEPGDLVAIEAPAFYACLQVLERLKLKAVEIPVHPRDGIDLNALAQTLERYPIKACWTMTSFQNPMGATLPEEKKQALVELLRSHQVPLIEDDVYAELYYGQHAPKPAKAFDTEGLVMHCGSFAKSLAPGYRVGWVAAGRYAQKVERLKLMTSLCPSMPAQAAIADYLQHGGYDRHLRKLRYALEEQQSAMLAAIARYFPAQTRVSQPAGGYFLWLELPEQTDSLKLFQMALAQGISIAPGPIFSATQRFRNCIRLNYGSPWTEASEKAMETLGRIVRSF from the coding sequence ATGAAACGCTACGAAAAATTCGCCGACGACATCGCAGAACTGATCCGCTCCGGCGTGCTCGGCCCCGGCCAGCGCGTACCGTCCGTGCGCTATGCCAGCCAGACTTACGGGGTCAGCCCATCCACGGTGTTCCAGGCGTACTACCTGTTGGAGCGACGCGGGCTGATTCGCGCACGGCCGCGCTCCGGTTACTTCGTCAACACGCACGCGCCGAGCCCGTTTTCCGAGCCGGTGGTGAGCGAGCATGTGCATGAGTCCACCGAAGTCGACGTGAGCGAGCTGGTGTTCTCGGTGCTCGACTCGATCAAAGACCCGAATACCGTACCGTTCGGCTCGGCCTTCCCCAGCCCGATGCTATTTCCGCTGCCACGCCTGGCGCGCTCCCTGGCCAGCGCCAGCCGCGTAATGGACCCGCGCCTGGTGGTCACCGATATGTCGCCAGGCAACCCACAACTGCGCAGGCAGATTGCCCTGCGCTACATGGTTGGCGGCCTGATGCTGCCCATGGAAGAACTGCTGATCACCAATGGCGCCCTGGAGGCGCTGAACCTGTGCCTGCAGGCCGTCACCGAACCCGGTGACCTGGTGGCCATCGAAGCCCCGGCGTTCTACGCCTGCCTGCAAGTGCTGGAGCGCCTGAAGCTCAAGGCCGTGGAAATTCCGGTACACCCGCGCGATGGCATCGATCTCAACGCCCTCGCGCAAACCCTGGAGCGCTACCCGATCAAGGCTTGCTGGACCATGACCAGCTTCCAGAACCCCATGGGTGCCACCCTGCCGGAGGAGAAGAAGCAGGCATTGGTGGAGCTGCTGCGCAGCCATCAAGTGCCCTTGATCGAAGACGACGTGTACGCCGAGCTGTACTACGGCCAGCACGCGCCGAAACCGGCCAAGGCCTTCGACACCGAAGGCCTGGTGATGCACTGCGGTTCCTTCGCCAAAAGCCTGGCACCCGGCTATCGCGTGGGCTGGGTGGCGGCCGGGCGTTATGCGCAGAAGGTTGAACGCCTGAAGCTGATGACTTCGCTATGCCCCTCGATGCCGGCCCAGGCGGCGATTGCCGACTACCTGCAGCACGGCGGCTACGACCGCCACCTGCGCAAATTACGCTATGCGCTGGAGGAACAGCAAAGCGCCATGCTGGCCGCGATCGCGCGTTACTTCCCGGCGCAGACGCGGGTGAGCCAGCCGGCGGGCGGGTATTTCCTGTGGCTGGAATTACCGGAGCAGACCGACTCGTTGAAGCTGTTCCAGATGGCCCTGGCGCAAGGTATCAGCATCGCACCGGGGCCGATTTTCTCAGCCACGCAGCGTTTCAGGAACTGCATCCGCCTGAACTACGGCAGCCCGTGGACCGAGGCGTCGGAAAAGGCCATGGAAACGTTGGGAAGGATCGTGCGCTCGTTCTGA
- a CDS encoding alpha-1,4-glucan--maltose-1-phosphate maltosyltransferase — protein MTAETLAPEESLLPLSQALLLPRIAIESTAPVIDGGEFAVKAVVGQRVKVTSKVFADGHDKLAVLIRWRALHEESWHSVVMADVGNNGWEGAFTVTSQGPHEYCIEAWIDTFASFCYELRKKHEAGVPVSLELQEGRSLVLQAAERSDNELRDRLMLLHHELSGLLETEQVAQFLHEDSAHLMTQADHRAYLSISTVYPIDVEREAAQFASWYELFPRSITDDPARHGTFNDVHSRLSMIHDMGFDVLYFPPIHPIGRSHRKGKNNSLTAGPDDPGSPYAIGSEEGGHEAIHSQLGSREDFRRLVAAAADHGLEIALDFAIQCSQDHPWLKQHPGWFNWRPDGTIKYAENPPKKYQDIVNVDFYAADAIPSLWTELRDIVVGWVEEGVKTFRVDNPHTKPLPFWQWLISDVRSKYPEVIFLAEAFTTPAMMARLGKVGYSQSYTYFTWRNTKAELSEYFAQLNQSPWRECYRPNFFVNTPDINPAFLHESGRPGFLIRAALATMGSGLWGMYSGFELCEAAPVPGKEEYLDSEKYEIRPRDFTAPGNIIAEIAQLNRIRRQNPALQTHLGLTLYNAWNDNILYFGKRSEDGSNFILVAINLDPFNAQEANFELPLWELGLPDDAQTQGEDLMNGHRWTWYGKTQWTRLDPQMPFGIWRISVS, from the coding sequence ATGACTGCTGAAACACTGGCTCCAGAAGAATCTCTCTTACCGCTGTCCCAGGCATTGTTGCTGCCCAGGATCGCAATCGAAAGTACCGCACCCGTGATCGACGGCGGCGAATTTGCCGTCAAGGCCGTGGTTGGCCAGCGGGTCAAGGTCACCAGCAAAGTCTTTGCCGACGGCCACGATAAGCTTGCCGTGCTGATTCGTTGGCGCGCGCTGCACGAAGAAAGCTGGCACAGCGTGGTCATGGCCGACGTCGGCAACAACGGCTGGGAAGGCGCGTTTACCGTCACCAGCCAAGGCCCGCATGAATACTGCATTGAGGCCTGGATCGATACCTTCGCCAGCTTCTGCTACGAATTGCGTAAAAAGCACGAGGCCGGTGTTCCAGTCAGCCTGGAACTGCAAGAAGGCCGCAGCCTGGTGCTGCAGGCCGCCGAGCGCAGTGACAATGAGCTGCGCGACCGTCTGATGCTGTTGCACCACGAGCTTTCCGGTCTGCTGGAAACCGAGCAGGTCGCACAGTTTCTGCACGAAGACAGTGCACACCTGATGACCCAGGCCGACCATCGCGCCTATTTGAGCATCAGCACCGTGTACCCCATCGATGTGGAGCGTGAGGCTGCGCAGTTTGCCAGCTGGTACGAGCTGTTTCCCCGCTCGATCACCGACGATCCCGCGCGGCACGGCACCTTCAACGATGTGCACTCACGCCTGTCGATGATCCACGACATGGGCTTCGACGTGCTGTACTTCCCGCCGATCCACCCGATTGGCCGCAGCCACCGCAAAGGCAAGAACAACTCGCTGACCGCCGGCCCCGATGACCCTGGCAGCCCCTACGCCATCGGCAGCGAGGAGGGCGGCCACGAGGCGATCCACTCGCAATTGGGCAGCCGCGAAGACTTCCGTCGCCTGGTCGCCGCCGCCGCCGACCACGGCCTGGAAATCGCGCTGGACTTTGCCATCCAGTGTTCCCAGGACCACCCGTGGCTCAAGCAGCACCCGGGTTGGTTCAACTGGCGCCCGGACGGCACGATCAAATACGCGGAAAACCCGCCGAAAAAATACCAGGACATCGTCAACGTCGACTTCTACGCCGCCGACGCGATCCCGAGCCTGTGGACCGAGCTGCGCGACATCGTGGTGGGCTGGGTGGAAGAGGGCGTGAAGACCTTTCGCGTCGACAACCCCCACACCAAGCCACTGCCGTTTTGGCAATGGCTGATCAGCGATGTGCGCTCGAAATACCCCGAGGTCATCTTCCTCGCCGAGGCGTTCACTACGCCGGCGATGATGGCGCGCCTGGGTAAGGTCGGCTATTCGCAGAGCTACACCTACTTCACCTGGCGCAACACCAAGGCTGAGTTGAGTGAGTACTTCGCGCAGTTGAACCAGTCGCCGTGGCGCGAATGCTACCGGCCGAATTTCTTCGTCAATACGCCGGATATCAACCCGGCGTTCCTGCACGAATCCGGCCGCCCGGGCTTTTTGATCCGCGCCGCGCTGGCCACCATGGGCTCTGGCCTATGGGGCATGTATTCGGGCTTCGAACTGTGCGAGGCCGCACCGGTGCCGGGCAAGGAGGAGTACCTGGATTCGGAGAAGTACGAGATCCGTCCTCGGGACTTCACCGCACCCGGCAACATCATCGCCGAGATCGCCCAGCTCAACCGCATCCGCCGGCAGAACCCGGCCTTGCAGACGCACCTGGGCCTCACGCTCTACAACGCCTGGAACGACAACATCCTGTATTTCGGCAAGCGCAGCGAGGATGGCAGCAACTTTATCCTGGTGGCGATCAACCTTGACCCGTTCAACGCCCAGGAGGCCAATTTCGAACTGCCGCTGTGGGAGTTGGGTCTGCCCGACGATGCCCAAACCCAGGGTGAAGACCTGATGAATGGCCATCGCTGGACCTGGTACGGCAAGACCCAGTGGACCCGCCTGGACCCGCAGATGCCCTTTGGTATCTGGCGCATCAGCGTTTCCTGA